TAAATTCGCGCATATTTACTGTGCCGTCTGTCTTTGATTCAAGGGCCGACCTGAGAAAGTTGACGAAACCAACGCCATCTATCTCAACAGGATTCTGGAATTGGAGGAATAGCCCTAGCTTTGCACGCTTATCCGGGCTTAGTTTCAATATGCTATTCCCATCGATTAAGATGTCGCCTTTCGATATCTCAAGACCAGGGTAGCCCATTATGGCCTTGGCCAGTGTTGTCTTGCCCGAGCCGTTGGGCCCCATAAGCACATGGAACTCACCGCTATTCACTACTAAATTTATCCCGTTCAGTATGGTTTTACCGCCGACACCAACGTGCAGGTCTTTAATCTCCAGTTTCATGGTATCACATCTTCATAGTTGCTTTTTACAGCTATCTAATCATCAGCGAACACGAGAGCGACATGCCCTTAGGGCACATGCTGCAAACTGCCTTTTGTGCCTCGTGTTCATTATGGCTTAGCATATGCCTTGCTATCTTGTCTATGCTACCATGATCGAAAACAATCCCATTGCCTTTCGGTTGCTTGCCATTTACGTACTTGCTTATCTCCGCTTGTGTGACGCCTATGAGCCTGGCTATCTCGACCTGCTTCAGTTTGTACTTCAACGCCATGGTTCGCGCAAGGTTCCCCTTGAGCGCTGGCATAAACTCCCTCAACACAACATCGTAGTTTGCATCCATCGTATCACCTGAGCTTGTGTGCCCCATCGAATTGCGCTTGCTGGCCTTGTGTCTGGCTTGCCCATGCGTCCTTCAGGCTTATCTCCGGAACACCCCCACTTCTTTCCCGCAGCCTGCTAAGTGCTATTGCGGCTGCGATCGACCTTATACGCTGATCATTTATCTTACCAAGCGTCTCCAGCATGAAGCCTCCAACAACTATCTTCTTCGCCTCGTCGCGTTGCACCCCCCTGGCAGATATGTAAAAGATATCGTCCTCGCTTATTGGCGACACAGAGCTAGAGTGTGTGGCCTTGACTTCGCCCTCGTCTATGGACATGTCGGGCATCATCTTTATCTGCGCACCGTTGTCGTATATAAGGCCCCGCTCCTTAAGGTACGAAAGCGACTTTTTCGAGCCATGTAGCACTTTTGCCATCCCCTTGGCAATCACAGACGACGTGTCCATGGCAACGACCTTTGCCTCTGATGTGGCAACTGAGGCCTCGCCCCCATTCAAAAGACCCGTGTACATGTCAAGCTTTTGTGCGCCTACGCCAATTACAACGTCATTTGACTCAACACGAGAATTGCTGCCTATGGCTGCCAATTCGCTGTGCTGCTTGTGAATCGCACCTCCGGCATACAGGCTGTTCATCGCGATAGATGCTCTGTCTTGCGCAGTTGCATTAGCGATTGAAAAGCCTGCAGCGCCGCTTTCCTCTACGTGCAGCACGTTCATCTCAACCGCAGAGCGTTCGTCTCCCTGAATGTTCTGCAGCATGCTTGTCATCACCTCACCTTGCCCGGAAGCGAACACCTCGTTCATGGTGAGTTTTGAGTTGCTGCCGGCTTTGACCGAAAGCAGCAATGGCGCAACTGTTGTACCTGAAATAAAAAGCACACTGAGTGCCACCTCAGCGCCGGATGGCACGTCTAGAATGAATGCTTTCTTAGCAAAGGCTCCTGCAAATGCGCTGAACCTATTATTGTCGTGTATAAGCCCGTTCATATGCTCCAATGCGCCATTTGCATCTGCCCCCTTGAGGGATCCCGAATCGTCAAAAACCAGCTCGTTGTTCAATATTACAGCATCAAACTTCGTTTTCAGTTTTGTGGCTATCTTCGAAGCGAGAGCGCTGTGATCTACCAATTGCTGTTCCTCCGAGAGCAGTTTCGCGTAGCGGTCCAAGTCAAACTCCACCCCATATTTTTTGTAGAGCTCATTCAGCTCATAGGGCTTTGACCTGTAATCGATCGATGCGCCTATGGGCCTTTCTGGGGTCATAAGATCACTATCAGCCTACTGCATTTGTGGTATCTAGCTTTATGAGGCGCTTTAGCTCAAGCGAGTACTCAAGCGGCAGTGCCTTCACGAGCGGGTCTATGAACCCCAAAACTATTGTGGCTATGGCGTCATCCTCCTTCATTCCCCTTGACATAAGGTAAAAAAGCTCGTCCTCACCAAGCCTGCCCACTGCCGCCTCGTGGCTGACGAAGGCGTCGTCAGCGTAAATCTCTTCATATGGGTAAGTATTGGTTCTCGCGCTGTCGTCCAGCAGCAATGCATCGCACTTGACTGCAGCGCTGGAATTAGTCGCCCGCTTATCGACGTGCACAAGCCCCCTGTACGAAGCGACTCCGCTTCCCTTAGACACGCTCTTCGAGATTATCTGCGAGGTCGTGTTCGGGGCCAGATGGTAAACCTTGCCGCCGGAATCCTGCACCTGGTTTTCTCCTGCAACCGCGATGGAAAGAATGTCGCCCTTGCTTCCGCTTCCCTTAAGAAATATGCTAGGATACTTCATGTTGGTTTTGCTCCCTATGTTGGCATCGAGCCATTCCATGTGCGCATTCTCGTACGCATAGGCTCGCTGCGTGACTAGATTATAGACATTCTTGGACCAGTTCTGCACAGTAACGTACCTGACGTGCGCATTCTTGTGTACGACTATCTCGACCACTGCGGAATGCAGCGAAGAGCTGATGTATATCGGAGCTGTGCATCCCTCTATGTAGGTAACGTCAGCGCCTTCATCTGCCACAATGAGCGTGCGCTCGAACTGGCCTGCCTTCTCTGCGTTTATCCTGAAGTAGGCCTGCAGCGGCATAACTACCTTAACGCCTTTCGGCACATAAATGAAGCTACCGCCGCTCCATACTGCTGTGTTGAGCGCTGCGTACTTGTTGTCAGTCGGAGGTATTATTGTCCCGAAGTATTTCTTGACGAGTTCCGGATATTTCTTGACCGCTGTATCTGTATCGGTGAATATGACCCCCTGCTTCTCAAGCTCCTCCTTGACGTGGTGATACACGACCTCAGAATCGTACTGCGCCTCTGCACCAGCAAAGAACTTGCGTTCGGCTTCTGGAACGCCAAGCTTGTCGAACGTCTTCTTTATATCCTCGGGCACGTTCTCCCACGCATCGCTCTTGTTCGCCTTAGGCTTCAGGTAGTAGTATATGTCATCGTAGTCTATCTTGCTGAGGTCGGCGCCCCACGTCGGCACAGGCTTGGATACAAATGTCCTGTAGCCCGCGAGCCTTTTCTCGAGCATCCAGTCCGGCTCTCCCTTGCTCTTCGATATGAACCTTACGGTGCCTTCGCTTAGACCCTTCT
The Candidatus Marsarchaeota archaeon genome window above contains:
- a CDS encoding helix-turn-helix domain-containing protein codes for the protein MDANYDVVLREFMPALKGNLARTMALKYKLKQVEIARLIGVTQAEISKYVNGKQPKGNGIVFDHGSIDKIARHMLSHNEHEAQKAVCSMCPKGMSLSCSLMIR
- a CDS encoding SufD family Fe-S cluster assembly protein, with protein sequence MTPERPIGASIDYRSKPYELNELYKKYGVEFDLDRYAKLLSEEQQLVDHSALASKIATKLKTKFDAVILNNELVFDDSGSLKGADANGALEHMNGLIHDNNRFSAFAGAFAKKAFILDVPSGAEVALSVLFISGTTVAPLLLSVKAGSNSKLTMNEVFASGQGEVMTSMLQNIQGDERSAVEMNVLHVEESGAAGFSIANATAQDRASIAMNSLYAGGAIHKQHSELAAIGSNSRVESNDVVIGVGAQKLDMYTGLLNGGEASVATSEAKVVAMDTSSVIAKGMAKVLHGSKKSLSYLKERGLIYDNGAQIKMMPDMSIDEGEVKATHSSSVSPISEDDIFYISARGVQRDEAKKIVVGGFMLETLGKINDQRIRSIAAAIALSRLRERSGGVPEISLKDAWASQTQGQQAQFDGAHKLR
- the sufB gene encoding Fe-S cluster assembly protein SufB encodes the protein MTATQDSNVVQEENEYLKLYGFRDKTEYSEIQKGLSEGTVRFISKSKGEPDWMLEKRLAGYRTFVSKPVPTWGADLSKIDYDDIYYYLKPKANKSDAWENVPEDIKKTFDKLGVPEAERKFFAGAEAQYDSEVVYHHVKEELEKQGVIFTDTDTAVKKYPELVKKYFGTIIPPTDNKYAALNTAVWSGGSFIYVPKGVKVVMPLQAYFRINAEKAGQFERTLIVADEGADVTYIEGCTAPIYISSSLHSAVVEIVVHKNAHVRYVTVQNWSKNVYNLVTQRAYAYENAHMEWLDANIGSKTNMKYPSIFLKGSGSKGDILSIAVAGENQVQDSGGKVYHLAPNTTSQIISKSVSKGSGVASYRGLVHVDKRATNSSAAVKCDALLLDDSARTNTYPYEEIYADDAFVSHEAAVGRLGEDELFYLMSRGMKEDDAIATIVLGFIDPLVKALPLEYSLELKRLIKLDTTNAVG